Proteins from one Bufo gargarizans isolate SCDJY-AF-19 chromosome 8, ASM1485885v1, whole genome shotgun sequence genomic window:
- the CNOT9 gene encoding CCR4-NOT transcription complex subunit 9, whose amino-acid sequence MHSLATAAPVPAALAQVDREKIYQWINELSSPETRENALLELSKKRESVPDLAPMLWHSFGTIAALLQEIVNIYPSINPPTLTAHQSNRVCNALALLQCVASHPETRSAFLAAHIPLFLYPFLHTVSKTRPFEYLRLTSLGVIGALVKTDEQEVINFLLTTEIIPLCLRIMESGSELSKTVATFILQKILLDDTGLAYICQTYERFSHVAMILGKMVLQLSKEPSARLLKHVVRCYLRLSDNPRAREALRQCLPDQLKDTTFAQVLKDDTTTKRWLAQLVKNLQEGQVTDPRGIPLPPQ is encoded by the exons CCTGTGCCAGCAGCTTTAGCACAAGTAGACAGGGAGAAGATCTATCAGTGGATCAATGAGCTATCAAGCCCAGAGACTCGTGAGAACGCCCTGCTGGAGCTGAGCAAGAAGCGGGAATCTGTCCCAGACCTCGCCCCTATGCTATGGCATTCATTCGGCACTATTGCTGCGCTGTTACAG GAAATTGttaatatctatccatccattaaTCCGCCAACCCTGACGGCACATCAGTCTAACAGAGTGTGCAATGCACTGGCCCTGCTGCAATGTGTGGCTTCTCACCCAGAGACCAG GTCGGCTTTTCTTGCTGCACACATTCCCTTGTTCCTGTATCCCTTCCTTCACACAGTCAGCAAAACCCGGCCCTTTGAATATCTCCGCCTGACCAGCCTGGGAGTCATCG GAGCACTGGTAAAGACGGATGAACAAGAAGTCATCAACTTTCTCCTCACGACTGAAATTATCCCCCTGTGTCTGCGGATTATGGAGTCTGGAAGTGAACTCTCTAAGACG GTGGCCACATTTATTCTGCAGAAGATCCTGCTGGATGACACCGGCCTGGCCTACATCTGCCAGACGTACGAGCGCTTCTCTCATGTCGCAATGATCTTG GGCAAAATGGTGCTGCAGCTCTCCAAGGAACCGTCTGCTAGGCTGCTGAAACATGTAGTGCGCTGTTATCTTCGCCTCTCAGACAACCCCAG AGCACGTGAGGCGCTGAGACAATGTCTTCCTGACCAGCTGAAGGACACAACATTCGCCCAGGTACTGAAGGATGACACCACAACCAAACGCTGGCTGGCTCAGCTGGTTAAGAACCTACAAGAAGGTCAAGTCACCGACCCCAGGGGGATCCCACTTCCACCCCAATGA